Part of the Moraxella ovis genome is shown below.
TCGATGGCGGACTTGACGCGAGCGGTGACATCGCCTGCGACATGAGCAGCTTTCATTGATAGGTCGTCTGAGAATAGCACGCCATCATAGCCTAATTGCTGTCTTAGGATGTCTTGTAGCCAGACTTTTGAGAAGCCAGCTGGCTTGTCATCGATTTGGCTAAATATCACATGCGCAGGCATGAGTGCATCGAGTTTTGATAAGTTATTTTTGAAGGTAATGAGGTCGCAGGCCCATATTTCATCGAGGGTGCGCTCATCCACCGCGTCCGAGACGTGTGAGTCAGGGGCGATGGAGCCGTGACCCGGGAAGTGCTTGCCGGTGGCTTTCATGCCTGCATCATTCATGCCATCGATAAAGCACGCTGATAGGGCGGTGACAACCTCTGGGTCGGCATGAAAGGCGCGATCACCAATAACCAGACTGCAACCATCAATGTCCATTACAGGCGCAAAGCTGATATCCACGCCCACCGCGAGTACCTCGCACGCCATTAGATAGCCTGTATTATAGGCGAGCGATAAGGCAAGCTCTTGATTGTCATCATAAATCTCTCCGAGTCGTCCCATCGCAGGCAGGGGTGTAAAACCATCGCGAAAGCGCGCCACTCGGCCGCCTTCTTGGTCGGCGCTGATGATAAGATTGGGATTGATGGCTCTCATGCTGTCAGTTAAGGCGCGCACCTGGGTAGGGTCTGCCACGTTACGCTTAAATAAAATCACGCCGCCCAATGCGTCATTTGCTAAGAAGTCCTTATCGTCGTCGGTTAGGGTCAGACCATCCACGTCCGCCATGATGATGCCAGCTGCCATAACTTACCTTAATGTAGTGAAATAAATTTGCTTATTATACGATGAATTTGGGCAAATGTATCAATCGGTAGAAATTTACTCACAAAAACCATCACACAAGCAAGGTTGAGTATGGTAAGATAATGCGAATTTTTCTTAATTTCACCGATTGATAATAACATTGGAATATATTATGAAACAGCAATTTTTATTGTCGGGTGTGGCGACCGCTGTGGTGGGTGTGCTGCTTGCTCAGAGCGTCAGCACTGTGGCGACAGCTTCGGACAAACAAGGCTTTGAGCCGAGTGTCGAACAAAAAGTCACCGCCCGTCAGGTGTCGTTGTTGCTTGATCGTGCGCACTATCTAGATCAGTCGCTAGACCGCGAAATGGGCAAAAAAATCCTTGAAACTTACTTTGATAATTTAGATGCATCACGCACTCTACTGCTACAGTCGGACGTGGATGAATTCATGGCAAAATACGGCGACACCTATGCTGAGCGCCTAAAACGTGGCGATCTGACAGCAGGTATTGAGATTTTTGAGCGTTATCGCACGCGCGCCAATGAATACTATGATACCGCCAAAGAGATGCTGGCAAAAGATGTTGACCTTCGCACGAATGAGTCCATCATTCTAGATCGCGAAGAAGCGCCACGTTTCGCCAGCAAAGAAGAGCAGCTACGCTATTGGCAAAATCAAACCACTTACGCACTGATTAACATCACCCTAAACCAAGAAGATGATAAAGCCAAGGATAAGGCATTTATTGATAATCCTGAACTGTCTCGTGGTCAGGATTTGGTTAAAGGTGAGAAGCGTACGCCGAACGAGATTTTATTAAATCGTATCAATCGTCAGCAGCAGCAGTTGGCGCGCCTAAAAGATGATGAAATCATGGAAGGTGTGCTAAATGCGGCGATGATGGCATACGATCCGCACAGCAACTACTACGCGCCAGTGCAGGCGAACGAGATGCAGATTCAGTCGAATCTACAGTTAGAGGGCATTGGTGTATCCATTCGCCCCGATCGTAAGAATCCTGATTACACGCGCATCATCAGCTTGGTCGATGGTGGCCCTGCCCAAAAAACAGGTCAGATCCGTGCCAATGATCTCATCCTAGGCGTGGCTCAAGATGGTGAAGAGATGGTGGATACCATTGGCTTTAGCACGCGTGAGATAGTGGCGCTCATCCGCGGCGCAAAAGGCACAACCGTCACCATTAAGGTCAAGCAGCCGAATACGCCTGACAGCTCAGCGCGTAACGTCACCATCGTGCGTGATGTCGTCAAGCAAGATGAATCAGGGGTGCATCATCGTATCGTTGAGATGCCGTATGAGGGCGGCATTAAGCGCGTTGGCGTGTTAGAGATTCCAAGTTTTTATCTTAATTTTCAGGCGCGACGCAGTGGCCTAAGTGCTGATAATTATCGTTCGGTCAGCATCGATACCGAAAAAGCCCTAAAAGCCTTAAATCAAGAGAACATCGATGGGCTCGTGGTTGATCTGCGCAACAACCCTGGCGGTTCACTGGATGAAGTTGCCAAGATGGTGGGCTTATTCATCAAAGAAGGCCCACTGGTGCAGATTCGAGATAACCGCGGTAACGTCCAGATCTACGCCGATAAAGACGGCGGTCGTCAGCTATATGCAGGCGATATGTCTGTGCTGATTAACCTAGGTTCAGCATCAGCGTCAGAGATTTTCTCCGCGGCGATCCAAGACTATGGACGCGGTCTGGTGGTGGGTAGCACCACCACAGGTAAGGGCTCAGCTCAGGCGCAGCGCGACGATCTGGCGCTTGGTACAGCAGTGATTACCCAGCGGAAATTCTACCGCATCAATGGCGGCAGTACTCAGAATAAAGGCGTCGTGCCAGACATTCCACTGGTGAATATCTATGAGGGCATTGAATTTGGCGAACGCGAATACAAGAACCCACTTGAGTGGGATACCATTGCAACTACTCAATATACTCCTGAGGGTAAATACAGCCAAGCGTTAATTGAGCGCCTAACCAAAGAATCCAAGGTGCGCCAAGACCAAGACGTGCAGTTTAGATACCTAAGCGAGCTCAATGCCATCCGTGCACTTGATGATGACAAAAAATCTGTCGCTGTGAACATCGATAAGCGCCGAGCCAAAGCCAAAGAAATTGAAGCTTTGACATTAAGAGCTGAGAATGCGCGTCGTCAGGCAACGGGTGAGACGCCTTATACTGATTGGGCAACCTATCAAGCAAGCGTCGATGCCTTGGCTGAAGAGCGCGGCGCAATGAAAGAGCATGAGCGCCCAAAATTGCCTGAAGAAGAAGCTTATATCTTTGAGGCGGCGCGCTTAATGTTCGATGCCAAGAAATAACACAAAGCAAAGAAATAAAAAGCCATCATCGTGATGGCTTTTTATTTGGGCTTGCAAATGATTTATGACCTGGTTGTGTTCTGAGCGTCTTTTGTGGCATCTTTGCCTTTGATGGGCAGCACAACTAAGAATCGAGTCTTGCCTTGCCATGTGTCTGTGCTAATGTGTCCGCCATGAGCTTCTACAATTTGGGACACTAGGGATAGACCAAGACCTGAACCTTTTTTCTCCTGCTTTAGGCGCACAAAGGGGCTAAAGATGTCTTTGCGCTTATCTTCTGGAATGCCACCACCCTGATCGATAAAGGCAAGCACCGCAAAGTCTGCTTCTTTTGCTGGCGCGTCTTTTTGGCGAGAGAAACGCAGCAAAGGTTTCTTGGCTGGCTTGGTTGTTTCGCTATTAATCTCAGGAGTAATCTGGGTAAGATTATCCGGAATGTTCTGCGCGCTTGATAAATCTGCCGCTTCGTACAGATAGACTTCAATGGGCGGCACACCATGAATCATGGCGTTATTTAGAAGATTTCTTACCAGATGGGTGAGTAGCTTGGGCTGCGCTATGATGATCATGGCTTCGGCGGTCAGAGTCACCTCGGGGTAATACTGACACTCTGTGCGCACCAGATCATACAGATCAACCTGTTCGGCAGCTTGCAGGGCGTGACCCGCATCAAGGCGCGACACCAACAGAATGCTCTCGACCAGATCATTAAGCCCTGTCAGATCTCGATTGATGGCTGCGGCGCGTTTGTCAAACTTTGCCTTATCATTATCATTTAGCTTATGGGCGAGCATGTCCATCATCTCAATCTGCAATCGAATGCGCGTGATGGGCGTGCGAAATTCGTGCGATGCATGAGCAAGCAGAAGGTTATTGGCGTTGATGAGCTGTTCGATTTTTTTGGCGGATTGATTGAAACCGCGTGCCAATGCTGCAATCTCATCATTGCCGTCTTCATTCACGCGCACACTAAAATCGCCATTACCGAGCTTGTCCATCTCTTGGCTCATCTGATTGATTCGCTTTGTGATATTGCGTGCAATCCACCACAGCACCGCCGCCATCATGATGATCAATAGGAGTGTGCCTGTAAATAGGTTTAGCAGACGAGAGAATGGACGTTCTTTTGGTGGGATGCGGCTTTCATACCACACCTGATAGCCTGCGCTGTTCTTGATGGTGATGTGGTGGTGCGCAGGAGAGAATATCCCAGGGGCGACATTGTCAATCCATGTGCGTTCTCCGATAAGCTTTGGGGGTAGATCGCTGTTCTCGGTCTGCAGGATGAGCTCTCCCGTGGGGCTGTATAGACCGATTTTGGCATTTAGGCTTTCATCAAAGATGTCAAAGCTTTTTTTGACCACGGCTAAGATGAACCGTGCTTTTAGCAGTTCGTTTTCTTTGGTTAGGGCTTCAGCTTGGGTTACCAAAGGGTCAATCTGTGTGACGATCTGCTCGGCAATGGCGCGCGATCGTACGCTGTCGGAGTTGTTATGCACAAGCTGAGACAGGACAATCATGGCAATGGCAAAAGCCACAATCGCCAAAAAAACGCTAATAAATAAGCGAGCGAAAACAGAGTTTGGGGCGAATTGAAATTGCTTCATAAACTTTAAAAATCACATAAAAAAGACCATCATGGCGATGGTCTTTTATCAGACAGACCTATACTTGGTCGGTCGCGAACTGGTAACCCACACCGCGCACGGTGATGATGCGTTTAGGCTGACGCGGGTTGTCTTCGATGAGTGCGCGCAGGCGTGAGATGTGCACGTCGATGGCACGATCTATGTTCTCTGAGCTGTCATCGTTTGGCATGGCTTGCCAAAGTTGTTCGCGATTTAGCACTTTGCCAGCATGGGTTGCAAAGTAATGCAGTAGCTGGAATTGGTGCGTGGTCAGGCGTACGATCTTATCATCGATGGTTACTTCGTGGCTGTCAGGAAATACGGTTAGGCGACCAAATGTTAGACTGCCAGAGTGTAGGTCGGCTTGGTTTGGCGTCTCGTGACGGCGAAGTACCGCACGAATACGCGCAAGCAATTCACGCGGCTCAAATGGCTTAGAGATATAATCATCAGCACCCATCTCAAGGCCTAACACGCGGTCAGTGGTATCACCTTTGGCGGTGAGCATGACGATTGGAACTTTATTGATGTGTAGGTTCTTAGAGCCACGAACTTTTTGGCAGACTTGCATGCCATCCATGTCAGGCAGCATCAAGTCTAGCACGATTAAGCTGATGTCGCGCTCTTTAGCATCTAGTAGGTCAAGTCCGCCTTGACCTGTGGCGGCGTGATGCACCTCATAGTAGTTCATCGACAGGTAGTCGCTGATTAATTCTGCCAAATCTGGATCGTCTTCGATAAGTAAAATTTGTTTATTCATGGATTATCCTAGTTGAGTAAGCTATTTCAAAAATGAAATTAAAATCTAATGTGTATATCTTGCCAATGTTTGCTTGGCTTGACAAGTGTTAATTTGTAGCAAATAACACCTTTTTATGAAAATTTGCGTAAATCTTCCAAGAATCGCGTAAAACTAAGTGGCTTTTGAAAATTGTCAGTAACAATTCGCATTATCGTGTATTAATCGACGACCACGCGCTTGCCATCGGCTTGCATCGGCAGTTCGACCAAGACAATTAAGCTGTCTTCGGTGATGCCTGATGCCAAGAATCTGCGCGATTCTGGCAGGTATTCGATGATGTGCACGCGCGACAGCGTAAGGCTGGCATCTTGCTTGATCACCCAGATATTCGCGGCGATGGGCGCTTGTGGCTTGTAGGGTGGGGCGTGGAGCTTAGTTAGATCAAGCGGTGATAAGTTGTTATCAACGATGGCGAACTCAGGCACGAGTGCGCCAACGCTAATCTGACCGTATTCCACGATGCCTTTGGCGAATTGTCCCGAGGTGAGTCTGTTGGCGCTGTCTTTTTTTGGTGAGATTTCAACGCTGACATCAATCGTGCTGAATGATTCTGGGCTTTCGGTCACGTGAGCGATTTGTCCGCTAAATAGCGCATCATCAACGCTGATGTCGACGGTTTTTCCGATTTTTAGATGTGGTTTTAGGTAGGCGGGCAGACGGCTGATGAACTGATATTTTGATTCATCAACGAGGGTTAGTAGAGGTGTGTTGGCTTTGATGGTCATGCCAGTATTTAGGCGTAAATTATCCACCACCCCGCTAAAAGGCGCGGTCAGTGTGATGATTTGCTCATCTTTTGATGCGCTACTGTCTTGCTCTTGTTCCGCCTCTTCATTGATCGTATGTATTGGCGCTGGTTGAAGATGAGCGAGTATGTCGCCTTTTTTGATAGCGTCACCTGATTTGACAAGAACATCAACCACCGTGATGTCGATCGGCTGAACGAGATTGGTTCTTTGGATGGGTGCGATGATGCCTTGTAAACCAAAACTGGGCTGATAGCGCGACATCTTGACCGAGGATAGATGTACGCCATTGAGAATAACCTCTTCACCGTCGAAGCGTACGGGGTGGGCGGTGATGTCATCTTGTAGGAGTTGGTCGCGCTTCTTGGCGGCGGATTCATCACGGTTGTCGATTTTATTGTCCAGATGTTCTGCCAAATCCGCGCCGCCCATGTCTTGGCAGCCGATGAGTAATGCAAAGAAATAAGGTAAACAATAAATAGCACGCATGATGATTGGTAAGACATGGAATTTTGGATTATCTTAGCATGTTTTTTATAAAAAATGAGATTTTTTGAAAATGAGAGATGACTGGCGAAATAATAAACAAAAAACTTATGGATTTTTTTGAATAATCCGTTAGGCTATAAGGGTTTAATTTAACGTGGGAGATTTTATGAGTTCTGCACATCACAAGCTTAACACCAGTTCTGTGGAACCTGTCCAAAAATATGCACTTGCCGTGCGTATCTTTCATTGGGTGGGGGCGTTGCTGATCTTGGCGGCATTCATCACCATTAACCAAGGCGATGATTTTATTGGCGTGCATAAATCCATCGGAGCTAGCTTCTTGATTTGGACGATTCTTCGCATCATTACTCGCTTTGTCACCAAAGCGCCAGCGCCCGTACCAACGCCTGCATTTCAGACGTTGGTTGCGCATTTGGTGCATCTGGCATTATATGTGGTGATGCTTGCCATGCCAATCACAGGCGCACTGATGTCAATGTATGGCGGTCGCGGCGTGAGTGTATTTGGGCTATTTGAGCTGCCGATGATCGTTGGCGTGGATCGTGATATGTCAAAACTCATGAACCTTTGGCATACTGAATTTATCTGGACGGCGATGTGGCTGCTAATCGTGGCGCATATCGGTGCGGCGTTGTATCATCAATTTCTCGTTAAGGATAATCTCATCGCCAGAATGCGCTGATGTACCTTTAGGCAACAAAAAACACCCAAATCAAATTTGGGTGTTTTTTGTTGTGAGATATTATTTGCGATCAGGTAGGCTAATGCTCATCTCAAGCATGTCAATATCATCTTCGTGGTGATGGTTGATGTTAACATTGTCTAGTTGTACACCGTTGACGTATTTATTGACCACTTCTAAGATCTCGCGCTTCATCTGCTCGATGCGATCAGTTGTTAGGCGAGTGTTTAGCCGATCAGAGCTTGCCACGATGACCTTTAGGCGGTCTTTGGCGATGTCTGCGCTGCTAGGTGTGTCATTACCCCCAAATAGGGATGCCCAGAATCCTTTTTTCATATTAGCCTCCGAACAGTTTTGCAAAGAAGCCTTTTTTCTTCACGTCTAGGTGGCGCAGTGGGCGCTCTTCACCCAAGAAACGTGCAATGATGTCATCATAGCACTGACCTGCCGCTGATTCAGGGTAGTGAATCACAGGCTGACCGTGGTTAGATGCTTCTAGCACAGCGTTACTCTCTGGGATTACACCAATCAAAGGCACGCGTAGAATCTCGTTCGCGATGGTATCGATGTCCATCATCTCGCCTTGAGCGGCGCGCTCTGGGTTGTAGCGAGTGATCACCAAGTGTTCACGTACGCTACCACCTTCCTCGACTCTCTTGGTGCGAGACTGTAGGATGCCGATGATGCGGTCAGAGTCACGTACGCTAGATACTTCTGGATTGGTGACGATTAGGGCTTCGTCCGCATGATACATGGCAAGCTGTGCGCCACGCTCAATACCTGCTGGACTGTCACAGATGATGAAGTCAAATGCTAAGTCTTCTGACAGCTCTTTCATAACAGCAGCAACGCCTTCGTCAGTCAGTGCGTCTTTGTCACGAGTCTGTGAAGCAGGTAGAATGTACAGATTCTCTAATTGCTTGTCTTTAACCAATGCTTGGGTCAGTTTGGCATTGCCACTAATAACGTCAACAAAGTCATATACGATGCGGTTCTCACAGCCCATGATAAGGTCAAGATTACGCAAGCCCACATCAAAGTCGATGATGACAGTCTTATAGCCACGCTTGGCCAGGCCTGCACCAAAAGATGCGCTCGTGGTGGTCTTGCCAACACCGCCTTTACCTGAAGTTACTACGATGATTTTTGCCACAATGGCACTCCTTAGTTAAATATAATCATTTTATCTATTAAGTTATGCTAATAAATAAAACAAATGCAAAGTTATCAAAAAATTATCTAATAAGCATAACATATTTTACCAATTTATGAATAATTTTGCGAAAAATTATAAGTAATTTCATCAGTAAATTGATAAAAAATAAACAGGTTTTTATCTTTTTAAATAAAAATGACAATTAGGTATCAATTTTGGTAAATACCAAGCCTTCTTTTTCGTCATAACTGACTTGTACCGCCTCATTGATCATCTCGTCTGGGATGTCTTCTGAGAGGCAGTAGGTGCCTGCGACAGACACCAATGTTGGGTTGAATTTCTGGCAGAAGATGCGAGCGTCTTTATCGCCTGTCGCACCCGCCACCAATCGACCCAACCCGCGACCATAGATGTGCAGGTTGCTGTCAGTGATGGCTTCAGCGCCTTGATTCACCCCGCCGATGATGGTGAGGTCGCCACCGAAGTGATGAATACTCTGACCTGAGCGCACCATCTGTGCATAGGTGCTGCTTGGCTGAGGCTGGTAGGCAGGTGCTTGTACTGGTGTGCTGACGACTGTGTTAGTATTGTTGTTAGAGTTGTTGTCAGGCTTATTAATCACCGCAGGCTTGACAGGGCGATCTTCTTTGGCTTGGATGCGTTCGAGTCGCTTGCCATCAGGAGGCAGGATGGCAAGGCGAAGTTGTTTGGCTTGGGTGTTGAGTGCGCCATCGACCACGCCAATCGGCTGCACGCCAAGCTGCCACAAGGTGTCCAGCAGTGCTTCTAGGTCTAGATTGACATCGCTGTCGATCACGATGGGGATGTTCGCGGTTGCTGAATTACCTGACAATGCATCGGTCAATTCAGCCTGAATGTCGCCTAGATTATCTGTGGTGATTTTGATTCGGCTGAAGGTCAGCATCTTGCCGAATAACTGAATGGCTTTACTCATGATAATAAACCGTCTCAATGAAATAAAATAAAACGCTAAGATTGTAGCATTTTTTTGGCGTCGAAAGAATACCGCTTTTCTTTAATTGCTTGAATCTCCAACAATATCTATCGCAGTTAGCCTTAGGCTATTGATGTTCTGATACCGCTGCTTTGATTTGTGCGCTGTGTTTCCATTGCTGAGCTTTAACTTGTTGCTCAAACGCACTCAGCGCATCTTCGACCACATTAGCAACGAGTTTTTGGAGTGCTGGGCGATTGGTGTCGATGCTTGCCACGCCTTTGGCGATCTGTACCATGAGCGTATCTAACGTCTTATCATCGAACAGGTGCGAATTCACCGAAGTGGTGACATTCTCCCCGATGTTCTTGCCGATGGTGGTGATCTGATTCTCGATGAGATTGCCCGCGATCGGGATGAGTTTTAGGTATTTTTTGAGCTCTGGGGTGTCAATGAGTGCGCGCTCAACCGCAGACCCGATGTCAGATGAAAGCTGTTCGCCAACTTGATTGTTAAAAGCTAAGCTTAGCTTTGGGCTAAGTTCTGCGCGTAGAAGCTCGAGTGTGGCATTTTCAAAGGCGTCACGGTTTTTGTCGATGGTGTCTTGGATGAGCTTGTCGTGAGTCTTGGAGCGTTTGATTTGTTCGCGGATGTTGTCGGTGGCGGTTAGAATCACTCGATCTGACAGTTCTTCTAGAATTACGCCATAGTAGAATCTGGCTGAATTGATCCAACGCTGTGGAATGACCTTGATGCCCACTTCGTGCAGGCGCTTAATGATGATGCCAGCGCGGAGCAGTCTGAGCGCACGCAAGGCAGGGAAACACGCCAACACTTCATACCAATGCACAAAAGGAAAGAAAAACCATCGATGATAAGTGTGGTTCACAATGGCAAGCACCCAGCGCACCGTAAGCTCTACCACCCACAGTAGCGTGAACATACCTCCAACTGCCGCAAGCGACTCATGATACTGGTCTTGGTACACCTGCAAAGGTGCGCCAAAGTTCATCCATTCTGCGAGCTTCTCGACGAGCGCACTCATCAGAATTTTATCTATAAAGATTAGTGTCAAGTCTACCACGAGCAGACCGAGCATCAGGATGTCGTAGCCGATTTTAAGTTTGCTTAGCTGATGATCGTCTGAATCACTGCCAAATAAAGGCACGACGTCATTAGGTACTTCGTGAGATTGTGGGATGCTTAGGTCGTCTAGGTCGGGTGTTTGTCGCATAGAATTATTACAAATTAAAAGTATTGGGCTGTTATTATGGTGCTGAGTCAAATTCAGCCAGCATCTCATCGATGCGAGCATCTTTGGCTTGCCAAATCTCATCCAGCCATGAGAACAGTTTGGCTTTTACGTCATCATTGCTGTCGTATTCGCCATTTTTTAGGGCGTTAAATAGGTCGTCTTCCATCTTGATGGGGCGAATGTCGACACCCAGACGGGTAAGTTTGCCCTGCCAAAGATCGCTGTATTCAGGCGCGCCATCAGGATAGACGAGCGTCATGTCTAAGATGCCATCTATCTGCTCACCAAGGCTGCTAATGGCAAGTGCAAAACCACCTGCTTTTGGTTTTAGTAGGTGCTTATAAGGTGATTTTTGGGCGGCGTGTTTGGCTTTGGTGAAGCGCGTGCCTTCTAGATAGTTGAGCAATACAAAAGGCTTGTCAGCGAGCAGTCCGCACGCGCGTCGTGCTTCGTCTAAGTCGCGTCTGGCAAGCTCTGGGTTTTTGGCGATTTGCTCTTTTGAATGGCGTTTCATCATCGGAAAGTCCAAAAAATAAAACGTCTGACCCACCACAGGGATGTATATCAGCTCATGCTTGGCAAAAAAACGCGTGATCGGCAGGCGACCTTCGCTGGCGTACTGAATGACGCTCGTGTCCACCCATGATTGAT
Proteins encoded:
- the minD gene encoding septum site-determining protein MinD is translated as MAKIIVVTSGKGGVGKTTTSASFGAGLAKRGYKTVIIDFDVGLRNLDLIMGCENRIVYDFVDVISGNAKLTQALVKDKQLENLYILPASQTRDKDALTDEGVAAVMKELSEDLAFDFIICDSPAGIERGAQLAMYHADEALIVTNPEVSSVRDSDRIIGILQSRTKRVEEGGSVREHLVITRYNPERAAQGEMMDIDTIANEILRVPLIGVIPESNAVLEASNHGQPVIHYPESAAGQCYDDIIARFLGEERPLRHLDVKKKGFFAKLFGG
- a CDS encoding cytochrome b, whose amino-acid sequence is MSSAHHKLNTSSVEPVQKYALAVRIFHWVGALLILAAFITINQGDDFIGVHKSIGASFLIWTILRIITRFVTKAPAPVPTPAFQTLVAHLVHLALYVVMLAMPITGALMSMYGGRGVSVFGLFELPMIVGVDRDMSKLMNLWHTEFIWTAMWLLIVAHIGAALYHQFLVKDNLIARMR
- the minE gene encoding cell division topological specificity factor MinE; the encoded protein is MKKGFWASLFGGNDTPSSADIAKDRLKVIVASSDRLNTRLTTDRIEQMKREILEVVNKYVNGVQLDNVNINHHHEDDIDMLEMSISLPDRK
- a CDS encoding carboxy terminal-processing peptidase, producing the protein MMKQQFLLSGVATAVVGVLLAQSVSTVATASDKQGFEPSVEQKVTARQVSLLLDRAHYLDQSLDREMGKKILETYFDNLDASRTLLLQSDVDEFMAKYGDTYAERLKRGDLTAGIEIFERYRTRANEYYDTAKEMLAKDVDLRTNESIILDREEAPRFASKEEQLRYWQNQTTYALINITLNQEDDKAKDKAFIDNPELSRGQDLVKGEKRTPNEILLNRINRQQQQLARLKDDEIMEGVLNAAMMAYDPHSNYYAPVQANEMQIQSNLQLEGIGVSIRPDRKNPDYTRIISLVDGGPAQKTGQIRANDLILGVAQDGEEMVDTIGFSTREIVALIRGAKGTTVTIKVKQPNTPDSSARNVTIVRDVVKQDESGVHHRIVEMPYEGGIKRVGVLEIPSFYLNFQARRSGLSADNYRSVSIDTEKALKALNQENIDGLVVDLRNNPGGSLDEVAKMVGLFIKEGPLVQIRDNRGNVQIYADKDGGRQLYAGDMSVLINLGSASASEIFSAAIQDYGRGLVVGSTTTGKGSAQAQRDDLALGTAVITQRKFYRINGGSTQNKGVVPDIPLVNIYEGIEFGEREYKNPLEWDTIATTQYTPEGKYSQALIERLTKESKVRQDQDVQFRYLSELNAIRALDDDKKSVAVNIDKRRAKAKEIEALTLRAENARRQATGETPYTDWATYQASVDALAEERGAMKEHERPKLPEEEAYIFEAARLMFDAKK
- a CDS encoding acyltransferase, with translation MSANSRKTLPFFQKLHETKPKLAQKLSFAIGTGSIAANSLALSAPLYTAGLAKMFGKSKRADKAVIGIADYWIRSNNFMIDKVLPAKDWRISLPENLNPNGKYLLICNHQSWVDTSVIQYASEGRLPITRFFAKHELIYIPVVGQTFYFLDFPMMKRHSKEQIAKNPELARRDLDEARRACGLLADKPFVLLNYLEGTRFTKAKHAAQKSPYKHLLKPKAGGFALAISSLGEQIDGILDMTLVYPDGAPEYSDLWQGKLTRLGVDIRPIKMEDDLFNALKNGEYDSNDDVKAKLFSWLDEIWQAKDARIDEMLAEFDSAP
- a CDS encoding response regulator transcription factor, encoding MNKQILLIEDDPDLAELISDYLSMNYYEVHHAATGQGGLDLLDAKERDISLIVLDLMLPDMDGMQVCQKVRGSKNLHINKVPIVMLTAKGDTTDRVLGLEMGADDYISKPFEPRELLARIRAVLRRHETPNQADLHSGSLTFGRLTVFPDSHEVTIDDKIVRLTTHQFQLLHYFATHAGKVLNREQLWQAMPNDDSSENIDRAIDVHISRLRALIEDNPRQPKRIITVRGVGYQFATDQV
- the minC gene encoding septum site-determining protein MinC translates to MSKAIQLFGKMLTFSRIKITTDNLGDIQAELTDALSGNSATANIPIVIDSDVNLDLEALLDTLWQLGVQPIGVVDGALNTQAKQLRLAILPPDGKRLERIQAKEDRPVKPAVINKPDNNSNNNTNTVVSTPVQAPAYQPQPSSTYAQMVRSGQSIHHFGGDLTIIGGVNQGAEAITDSNLHIYGRGLGRLVAGATGDKDARIFCQKFNPTLVSVAGTYCLSEDIPDEMINEAVQVSYDEKEGLVFTKIDT
- the nagZ gene encoding beta-N-acetylhexosaminidase produces the protein MAAGIIMADVDGLTLTDDDKDFLANDALGGVILFKRNVADPTQVRALTDSMRAINPNLIISADQEGGRVARFRDGFTPLPAMGRLGEIYDDNQELALSLAYNTGYLMACEVLAVGVDISFAPVMDIDGCSLVIGDRAFHADPEVVTALSACFIDGMNDAGMKATGKHFPGHGSIAPDSHVSDAVDERTLDEIWACDLITFKNNLSKLDALMPAHVIFSQIDDKPAGFSKVWLQDILRQQLGYDGVLFSDDLSMKAAHVAGDVTARVKSAIEAGCDMVLVCNNRDDAMRAVEFAKTMPEVVNRFSKMKSIIPTWQGDLISTCQAFAHYNTAKDNVMKTFFSETITAKDGKDPTNYSTNP
- a CDS encoding sensor histidine kinase, whose product is MKQFQFAPNSVFARLFISVFLAIVAFAIAMIVLSQLVHNNSDSVRSRAIAEQIVTQIDPLVTQAEALTKENELLKARFILAVVKKSFDIFDESLNAKIGLYSPTGELILQTENSDLPPKLIGERTWIDNVAPGIFSPAHHHITIKNSAGYQVWYESRIPPKERPFSRLLNLFTGTLLLIIMMAAVLWWIARNITKRINQMSQEMDKLGNGDFSVRVNEDGNDEIAALARGFNQSAKKIEQLINANNLLLAHASHEFRTPITRIRLQIEMMDMLAHKLNDNDKAKFDKRAAAINRDLTGLNDLVESILLVSRLDAGHALQAAEQVDLYDLVRTECQYYPEVTLTAEAMIIIAQPKLLTHLVRNLLNNAMIHGVPPIEVYLYEAADLSSAQNIPDNLTQITPEINSETTKPAKKPLLRFSRQKDAPAKEADFAVLAFIDQGGGIPEDKRKDIFSPFVRLKQEKKGSGLGLSLVSQIVEAHGGHISTDTWQGKTRFLVVLPIKGKDATKDAQNTTRS
- a CDS encoding efflux RND transporter periplasmic adaptor subunit; translated protein: MRAIYCLPYFFALLIGCQDMGGADLAEHLDNKIDNRDESAAKKRDQLLQDDITAHPVRFDGEEVILNGVHLSSVKMSRYQPSFGLQGIIAPIQRTNLVQPIDITVVDVLVKSGDAIKKGDILAHLQPAPIHTINEEAEQEQDSSASKDEQIITLTAPFSGVVDNLRLNTGMTIKANTPLLTLVDESKYQFISRLPAYLKPHLKIGKTVDISVDDALFSGQIAHVTESPESFSTIDVSVEISPKKDSANRLTSGQFAKGIVEYGQISVGALVPEFAIVDNNLSPLDLTKLHAPPYKPQAPIAANIWVIKQDASLTLSRVHIIEYLPESRRFLASGITEDSLIVLVELPMQADGKRVVVD